The Rhizorhabdus dicambivorans genome includes the window GCTGGGATTGATCCCATGGCAACGGATTCGACGAGCGCAGTCGGGTGTTCGCCGGCTTTGTCGAAAACCAGGCGGCTTGGCCGATAGGGCAGATAGACGCCGGTCTGTTCGAGCAGCGGCGCCGGGGTTTCGAGCCTGGTGTAAGCAACCGGCAAGACATGGTTGCGCACGGCAGCGTGAAAGGCCCGGGGCATGGGCTTGGCGCTTTTGACCGCTCTGAAGAGCGAGATGCCTCCGCCCCGCTTCGGCGCGGGTGCCGGCTGATCTGCGACAAGGGACAGGCGAGGTGTCACGGTGAGAACGTCGAGCAGTTCCGCGATTGATCCACCCTGGATGACTTCTGGTGCGAGCCTGCCGGCGACCTTGTCGATGACGAAGATTCGCACGTCGATAGACGTGCCGTGTTTGAGATAGCAGCCTTCAAGTCGAACAGAGGCTTGCACTGTCGATCCGCGAAGGACGGTCTCGTAGTGGTCGCGCATTCGGGTGGTCGGTCCGAACCAGTCGGGCATGATGGCAACGAGGCGGCCCCCAGTCTGCAATCGGCGAAGTGCAGCCTGAAGATGCCGAACGGCCGCAAGATCATCGACGCCGCGGCCGAGCGACCGCGAAAACGGCGGATTCATGAGGATCAGGGAAGGACGCGGTGCGTCGCCAAGAGCAGCATCAAGAATCGCCCCATCATGGCCGGTGATCGTTGCGCCGGGGAAAACGCCGTGCAGGCGATCGCGGCGGATCGGATCGAGCTCGTTGAGATGCAGCGATCGATGAGCCCCAAGCTGTGCAACGAGCAAACCGTTGCCGGCGCTGGGCTCGAGAATGACGTCATCCTGCCGGACATCTGCGAGCAGAATCGCGACGGCCGCAATGTCGACAGGAGTCGAGAATTGCTGCCATTCGATCTGGTCTTCGCTCCGCACGGTCTGAGTGGGGAGGCGCTGCGCGAGGTCAATCCGCGCGGCGACATCGGCGAGGCTGGCCAGAGGCGCCAATGATCCACGGAGATGAAGGGCGAGTGCGTGCTCTAGCACCTCGAAGCTTGAGCGCTGCGTCCAGCGTCCTTCGGCATCGGTTCCGCCGAACGCCTGCACCATCGCCCGATTGAGATGTTGACGGGTGACCGGCTCGCCTGACGCCAGTTGGGATAGAAGGATGTGCGCAGCGGCACGGTCGCCGCGCTCGGCGGTCTGAAAAAGGTCGGTCATTTGGGAATCTCCTGCGCGGCTGCATCTGTCGCAGCGACACACCCTCGATCCCCCTCCCCTCTCTCCGCCCCGGGATCAGGTCCGGCAGTGCGCGTCGAGGAACTTTGCCCAATCCTTGAAAGCCGGCGGCGGCGGGTCGCGGCGGATGATGAGCCCGGGACGGGCATATTTCGCTTCGGCGGACGCCGCGGCGCGACGCCCTTCTGGATCATTGTCCTCTGCGATCAGCAGGGTCGTAATGCCGGGTGGAATGACCAGTTGATCGAGCCGCCTGGCGCCAAGTGAGGCCCAGCAGGGGATGTCCTTGATGCGGGTGTAGGCGCCGGCAGTCTCGAAACCTTCGGCGATCGCCAGCGTCTCGCCCCCTGCCCGGCCCCGCCATGCGCCTGTCCCAGGCACGCCGAGCATGACTTTTCGGAGGCACTTCGCTGTCGCAGGGTCGAGAAAGTTGCGCTGGATCGCGACGAGCTGCCGGATCTCGCGAACAGCAATCAGCAAAGCCGGTCGATAAACGGTTTTCGGCTTCGGGAGGTATGGGCAGCGCGAATGGAAGCGCACGTCGGCAGGCGCTGGCAACAAGTTGCGTCGCTCAAGATAGCGCTCGGCCAGCGTCCCTTTGACGCCAACGGCCTGCTCCCAGATGCGCGAGACATTGGCGCTGCCTTGCGGTCGATCCTGTTCCGGTATTGCATAATGTTGGCCGGTTCGAACCCGACGCAATTCCCGCAGAACATCATCGCGTGCGCAACCCGCGAAGCACGTCACCAGAATGCCGCGGTCACCTTGGCGGATCGAAAGACTTGGATCGTTGTCGCCATGTGCCGGGCAACGGGCCATAGCCCTGTAGCCGGTCCAGGTGCCGCCAAGAGCGCCTACGAGGTCAACAAGTTCCTGGGTCGGTCGTTTGGCCGTGAGTGGCATAGGACTACCTCCTGCTCGGTAGCCACATCCCCCCTTCCCTCTTTCAGCGCATGGCGCTGTGACCCGGACCTATCAACGATGAGGGTCGGCGCGCTCACGTTGATCGCTTCATCGGGCACGACTCGGGCTCGTTCGCAGGCGACGAACGGCTCGGACATCATCGGTCAATCGTCAGGCCGGTTCTTCCGCCGATCCGCATATTTGATCACGAAGGCCTCCCAGAGCCGCATCCATTCGGTGTCGGTCCGGGGCCTCTTGATATCGGCGAATCCCTTGCGGAATGCGTTGGCCATATCGTCGACTGACCAAGGATGGCCCTTAGTGAGACCGACACTCCGAAACGCCTGTTCGCGGTCGCCATAGGAAAGCGTTCCCGGCGGGAATGCGTGAAGCGGTTCGTCTGATTTCGCTGCGGGTTTCGTTGCCTGCGGAACGGTGCGAACCGATGATCTCGGTGCCGTTTCGACGCCTGGCGCCCCAACAAGTCGCAAATGGGGTCCGACCAATTTACGCTCCATCGGCGCTGGAGACGGATGAAGGACCACCTTCCTGCCGGAGAGATCGACGTTCGCGTTGGGATAAACCGCCGAGACGAGCTGCATCGTCTCCCGCACCGTTTGACGAAAGCGCTTGCTGTCAGCCTCGTTGCCGAGGTGCTTTGCCAGTTGATCCCAAGAAATGATCTGCCCCTTGTCGGAGCCGATCCGTGGGAGGCGATAGGCAAGATAGGTATAGAGATCGAGCGCCGTTGGCGTCCCTTTAAGCTCCCGGATCGCTACTTCGTTTAATGGGACAGCGTGCTCGATAAGGTGACTGTAGAAGACCTCCGACATACGGATTTCCCGCGCGAAGGTGCCGTTCTTGTCGAGTGAACCAGCATATTCATTTGAGATCTTCACATCGCGGACCGCAAAGGCGTTGTCGTCCGTTTCGGTGCCATCCCAGCGAATCTGCCACTCGCACGCCAGCAAGCGGTCGACCTGTTCGCGCATCAGATTTGCGGTGCCACGGGGCCATAGGACACCGTTTGATAGCCAAGCCGCCGCATCCATTCCGTGAAGTTGCGGCCGAGATAGACGTCGCGCGAACGCTTCATTACCGCCTGTGAAAGCAGATAGATGAGCGCAACCCTGGGATAGGCCCCATATGGAACACCCAGGCTTCTCATGACCGACTTGCCATCGATATTTTGAAGAACCGGCCGAGGGTTGATTGCCAGCGCGTACTTGCCGTCTTCCCGGATAATCGGGAGCGTGTCGTCCTTCGGGCGCTTGGTCGGGAGCGACATGGCGCAAAGCGCGGAATGGAGAAATGCCGGGACAGGCTCTTCGTCGTGGACTCGCAGGAAGGCGTCGAGCGTCAATTGGGTTCCGGCAGTGGAGGCAAGCTTCCGGACATTCTCTGCACCGCCATCGATCATGGCGAGTGCATATTGGTGCCCAATCGGCCTATGCTGATCTCCGTTCATTGTTCCGCCCTTCCCCGAATCTCCGGGGTCTGTGATGGCGCTGTCTCAACAGGTTTGGGTTTCGAAATCAACCCTGTTGGCAGTTTTGGCGGGAAATCAGGGGTGAGAGTTGCAATTCGACCGATGATCTCGGTGCCGCTTTTGCCGAATCGCCCCTTCCCACTTTCAAAAATCGAAATTTTGAAGCCGATTCGCGAATCGGATTGATTCAGGGATTCATGTAATAGGTATGCGCTCCGAGATCATCGGTCTGTTGGCACCGAGATCATTGGTAGGACGCACCGAGATCATCGGAAGGTACTGAGATCATCGGTATTTATCCACAGGGCATCGCTCGGTGCAGCCGGACGCAGCAAGTTTTCGGAAAGCTTGCACCGACTCGGAGATCATCGGTGCGTCTCTACCAGGGCGCATTGGCATTACCTTGAAATCCGAAACGGCTCGGAGATCATCGGTAAAGTTGTAAGTTCGATGGCCAAATCGTTGCTCGAAACTGCCAACGTCGCTATTGTGGGCCATCAAACCCACAAAAGCGGAATCTCATGGCCACTGATCCCACAAATGTCCCCGCCGATGACCTTCTGGAAGGTGGCCTGGATGTGCTTCACCGTAAAGCGCTCACGATCCTCAAGCGGATCCGCGACAGCGCGGTCGATCCAGAGACAGGGCAGAAGCGAGCCCCCACCTTCCCTATCTCCAAGGCTGCATCACTTGTCGGACGCACCGCGTCGGCGATCCGAGAAGCTGAACGCGACGGGCGTTTGCCGGAGCGTGGGCGGACGGCTTCCGGTCATCGCGTCCAATATACGCTCGAAGAACTCGATCATATGCGTGAGGTGTTCGGAACGCGTCCGTGGCGCAGCCCGGAAGATCCACCCGCCATTCTCTCGGTCTGCAATTTCAAGGGCGGTGTCGGCAAGTCCACGATCGCGCTGCACCTGGCTCAGCACTTCGCGATCAACGGCTATCGTGTGCTGTTTATCGACTGCGACAGCCAAGCTTCATCGACAATGATGTTCGGCTACCGACCAGACGTCGATCTGGAGGAGGACGACACGCTCTATGGGCATTTCCATAACCCGGAATTGCTGGGTGTGCGAAAGATCATTCGGAAGACCCACTTCCATGGGCTCGATCTGATCCCTGCGAATTTGCGGCTCTACAATCTCGAATACGAGATCGCCGGCTACCTCGCGCGCAATCAGAACCTGAACATCATCGACCTGATCGCCGAGGCCATCGACTCGGTGGTAGAAGATTACGATGTGGTGATCATGGATCCGCCTCCAGCACTCGGCATGGTCTCCATGGCGGTCCTTCAAGCAGCCAATGCGATGGTGATCCCCGTGCCGCCAAGCCTGGTCGACTTCGCATCGACGGTGTCGTTTATCGACATGGCGAAGACCACGATGAAGCAGCTCGAGCAGCTCGCGGGGAGGGGGCGCCCGGCTTACAATTTCATCCGTCTCGTCGGCAGCCGGGTCGACGACAGCAAGTCGATGCATCGTGAGATACTTTCGATGATGCGGAGCGTTTTCGGAGGCTCAATGTCTTCTTCGGTGATGGTCACCAGTGCGGAGATCGACAATGCCAGCTCGCGGATGAAGACGGTCTTTGAACTGGAAAAGCCCGTCACTTCGCACGAGGTTTACAACCGGTGCATGAGGCATCTGAATGAGGTTTGCCGAGACATCGAAGAAGACGTTTTGCGGACCTGGCCGAGCCGGGCAGGGGGGCAGCTTTGAGCAGCAGTTGCCACGTGGCAACAGCGGGCAATTGTTCGCCGTCTATGGGGCTGAAATCTGCTAAGAATGATGCGTTGTTGCCACGTGGCAACCGAGCAAGGAAAGCGTTTATAAACAGTATCATGAGCCAAATTCCAGGATCAGTTTTCCCTCAGAAAAGGGGAGCCGAAGGCGAGGCGAATTTCGGTTTGTTGCCACGTGGCAACAGACCAACAAATCGGGTCTCCAAGATGCCGGAAATTCGAGTAGGAGCGAGCCGATGACAAAAGGAAATAAGGGCTTCGGCTCGATGTTCACCGAAGGCCTGGATAATGAGGCCGAGCTTGACAATGCGAGCCCCTCGGAAGGGATCATGGCGAGCCGAAGCCAGACCCTGGCGCGGATAGCGAGCGGCAAGACGGTTACCGATCGAACGGAGTGGGTGGACCCGGCTCGTTGCCGTCCCTGGCGGATGCACAATCGCGACCTGGACCATTTGTCCGAAGAGAGCTGTCGCGATCTGATCGACTCCTTTCTCGCGGCGAAGCGGCAGCGCATCCCGGCGATCGTGCGTCGTCTGAAGGACGATCCTGACTACGATTATGAGATCATCGCTGGCGTTCGCCGGTGGTGGACCGTCCAGTGGCTCCGCGAACATCATCATCCAGAATTTGATTATCTCGTCACGATCCAGACCGTCACGGATGAAGAGGCATTCCGGGTTTCGGACGTTGAAAATCGGTCGCGAAAGGACATTTCAGACTGGGAGCGTGCAAAGGAATATGCGCGAGCGCTGTCGGAGTTTTACGAGAACTCCCAGTCCCAGATGGCGGAGCATCTCAACCTCTCGCGGTCATGGCTGAGCCGCCTGCTGGATGTTGCGAGGCTTCCTGAGGAGATCGTGGCGGCATTTTCGGACACCCACGACATTACCGTTCGAGTGGCGCGCGATATCAAACCGCTGACCAGCGAACCGAAAACTCTGAAGCGAATGCGAGACGAGGCCGAGCGCATCGAGGCCGAGCGTAGGAATGGTGGTTCCAGTCTGACCGGACCCGAGGTGGCGAAGCGACTTGTTCGTGCGACCGTTGAGGCAAAGAAGAAGGAGACTGGCGAGCGAGAGATCACGGGCAAAGGCGGAAAGACGATTCTGCGCTATGCCAGTGCCAGAGGTGGGGGGATCACGATCAAGATCGTGCCCCGGACCGGCGCCACGAAGGCCGAGCTCATGAAAGCGATCGAAGAACTGTTGCCGGCGAGCTGAGCAAAACAAGCGAGACGGCGTTTCAGTACGGAGGGCGTCCCGGTCGCTATTCGGCCCGCAGCCGGCGCTGCGCGGCAGGCGTGGTGGGCAGCGCCGCGAGGAGCTTTCGGGCACCCTGAGGTGTCACAGACAGCAGCTTCGAAACGGAGGATGCCTGGAGCCCTGGATAGGCGATCAATAGGCGCCCGAGAAGCGGCAGGCGACTTCGCTGAGTTGCACCTAAATTGGTGAGCTTGGCGACGTCATGCTCAATTGCGGAAAGCTCGCGGAGCCCCGCCGCGCTGATCTGCCCGATCTCCTTAGCGAGGAACCCGGTCAGCGCGGCAGGGGAAGGGGGCATGAACTTGGGGAGCGGCACCAGTGAGGGGATGATGCGGCTCGTGAAGCCAGCGCGGTAGAGCATGCGAGGAAGAGCGGTCGCGACGAGCCAGTTGCGATCGCGGCAGCGGGGAGGAAGCTCCAACGAGC containing:
- a CDS encoding DUF7146 domain-containing protein yields the protein MPLTAKRPTQELVDLVGALGGTWTGYRAMARCPAHGDNDPSLSIRQGDRGILVTCFAGCARDDVLRELRRVRTGQHYAIPEQDRPQGSANVSRIWEQAVGVKGTLAERYLERRNLLPAPADVRFHSRCPYLPKPKTVYRPALLIAVREIRQLVAIQRNFLDPATAKCLRKVMLGVPGTGAWRGRAGGETLAIAEGFETAGAYTRIKDIPCWASLGARRLDQLVIPPGITTLLIAEDNDPEGRRAAASAEAKYARPGLIIRRDPPPPAFKDWAKFLDAHCRT
- a CDS encoding AAA family ATPase; amino-acid sequence: MATDPTNVPADDLLEGGLDVLHRKALTILKRIRDSAVDPETGQKRAPTFPISKAASLVGRTASAIREAERDGRLPERGRTASGHRVQYTLEELDHMREVFGTRPWRSPEDPPAILSVCNFKGGVGKSTIALHLAQHFAINGYRVLFIDCDSQASSTMMFGYRPDVDLEEDDTLYGHFHNPELLGVRKIIRKTHFHGLDLIPANLRLYNLEYEIAGYLARNQNLNIIDLIAEAIDSVVEDYDVVIMDPPPALGMVSMAVLQAANAMVIPVPPSLVDFASTVSFIDMAKTTMKQLEQLAGRGRPAYNFIRLVGSRVDDSKSMHREILSMMRSVFGGSMSSSVMVTSAEIDNASSRMKTVFELEKPVTSHEVYNRCMRHLNEVCRDIEEDVLRTWPSRAGGQL
- a CDS encoding ParB/RepB/Spo0J family partition protein, which translates into the protein MTKGNKGFGSMFTEGLDNEAELDNASPSEGIMASRSQTLARIASGKTVTDRTEWVDPARCRPWRMHNRDLDHLSEESCRDLIDSFLAAKRQRIPAIVRRLKDDPDYDYEIIAGVRRWWTVQWLREHHHPEFDYLVTIQTVTDEEAFRVSDVENRSRKDISDWERAKEYARALSEFYENSQSQMAEHLNLSRSWLSRLLDVARLPEEIVAAFSDTHDITVRVARDIKPLTSEPKTLKRMRDEAERIEAERRNGGSSLTGPEVAKRLVRATVEAKKKETGEREITGKGGKTILRYASARGGGITIKIVPRTGATKAELMKAIEELLPAS